The following is a genomic window from Fusarium oxysporum Fo47 chromosome IV, complete sequence.
CAGCAGGGCGATTCTTAGGAATAGGCCTTATCCTGTCTGAAGGAGATGCCCATAAGTTGCAGAGACGAAGCATGAATCCTGCTTTTGCACCCAGAAGCATCAAGGCTCTGTATCCACTATACTGGGATAAGACGAGAGAGATGATCGAGAGAATCACAGCTGATAGACTCGAGACCGTGGAGGTAGTAGAGTGGGCTTCAAGAATAACTTTGGACCTGATCGGTGTAGCAGGCCTGGGAAGGGATTTTGGAGCTATACAAGACGGGCAGAACGAGATGGTGAAGACATATAACATCGTGTTTCAACCATCAGCTCAAGCTCGTATGCTGCACCTTATCGAGAGTCTGGTTCCAGCCTGGGTTCTTACAGCTCTACCTATTAAGCTTAACTCGGATATGAGCCAGGCAGCCCGGTCGATACGCGAGACGTGCAGAGACGTAATCTCTtcgaagcagaagaaactgaaggagaagaaattGGATGATATGGATATCATCTCTGCAGCGATATGGACTGGGACGTTCACTGAGGATGGACTCATTGATCAAGCAATGACATTGCTTGCGGCTGGTAAGTTATCTCCCCACAAAGTGTCACAACAGCTGACAATTCCAGGCCACGACACAACAGGAGCTACATTTACATGGGGCATCTACCTCCTTGCCAAACACCCAGAAGTCCAAGACCGACTCCGCCACGAAATCCGTCAACGCCTCCCTCCACTGACCCAAGAAAAAGAATCCCCAATTTCCAGCGTCAATGTCGACTCCATGCCCTATCTCCAAGCTGTATGCAGTGAAATCCTGCGCTTCTACGCGCCCGTCCCTCAAACCCTCCGCGAAGCAGCCCACGACACATCCATCCTCGACCAGTTCATACCCAAAGGCACCCGAATCGTCATAGCACCATGGGCTACGAACCGCTGTTCTAAGCTCTGGGGATCAGATGCACATTTATTCAAGCCTGATAGATGGTTGGGTGAGAGTGCCCATGGAGGTGCGGAGAGTAAATATGGGTTTTTGTCGTTTTTGCAGGGCCCGAGGGCGTGTATTGGACAGGGGTTTGCGAGGGCTGAGTTGGCGTGTTTGTTGGCGGGGTGGGTTGGAAGttttgagtttgagttgaGGGATGGGGTgtcaattgatgagaagaatgttGATGTCAAAGGAGGATTGACGGCGAGACCGGCTGGTGGGTTACATGTGAAGATCAAAAAATTAGAAGAATGGTAGAAAGATTTAGGCATATAGACTGCACATCGGCAACGGTTTGAATCATATCAAGTTTATTGCATGCATTTATCTGTGTAACTATGTGTCTGATAAACTGACATGCTACAGCTTAGCTCTCTTCTCACCAGCAATATCCCCCAACCACTCCCCCACAAACCCAACACAGTCATCCATCCTCTCATAAACAACCTGATGTGTCCCCTCAACCCACCTAACATAAACCCTCTCCTTCAACTTCTTAACGTCAGCCTCGAACATCTTCGCCGGCACAGCAAAAGGCCTCTTGGGCATGATAGCAAGCAACGGAACACTTATATCCCTGAACCGATCGTAACACTCTGCGGGCGTTTGCTTGTCGTACCATAAAGCCCAGTCAAGTCTTGGATGGGCAATGAGTTTGACTCCTCCCTTGTCGTTAGGGACCAGACCGTGTTGGGTGAACATACGGATAGCGCGTTCGTCCCAGTTTCGTGTACGTTTATTCTCGCGAAGTGCGTTCTCGACGGCGTTGCGATCGGGGAAACTTTCCTTGAGACCGAGACAGAAGATCTCTTTGGGGAGTTTTGTCATAGCGTCGTTGATCTTTCCAGCTGGAATCATGGCTGGGTCGACGACCATTAGGCTGCTGAATATGTTTGGTGCGTGGACGGAAGCTAGGATAGCGGCTTGAGCACCGAGACTGTGGGCAAAGACGTGAAGATTCTGTCGTGTaggctgttgagcttggtcTGTTGTTGttcgaggttgaagatgcttcGGTAGCTCTTCGCCGGGTTGCACAGGGAGGTAGGCTGTAAGGAAGAGCAGAAAATCTCGAACGATGTCTTTCTCATTGGCGTACAAGTATCCCACAGAATTAGCCTTGGCCGTCTCTCCGCTAAGTGGCATATCTATGGCCCaaacctcctcaaccttgacacCAGACTTGCGCAGTCGAGGTAGCAGGTCTTCAAGCATAGGCTCAAACATCTCCTTGGGAACGCCCATGCCCGTAAGCGTGAGAAGAGTTACGCCCTGTCCAGACTTATTGACTTGGTTCGTTGGAATGTAGCGCTTGGCAACCAGCTTAGGAGGCGGGACATTCGATTTGTTGCTCCGACCTGAGTCTGAGTGCAGCTTGAACATACTGCTGTTGGCTTTCTTGCTTGCTGTATCGTATGGGATGTTGTATGCCTCGTCGTTGGGAATATTGGACGGGTCATCGTTGAACTTGGCTGGTGGCCACGCATCAGTCTCATCGCGATCTTCTGTTCCCCGAAAAATATGTGTCGAAGCTCGCCATTTGGACCCCTCTGACAGACCTGCCGACTCGTTCGTGACAGTGGGATCGATGGGAGGTAAGACAAGCGGACGGAGCAATGCCCGCTCGTACGTCGTCGATAGATCGAAGCTCATGATTATCGATTTGCTTCTATTGAAATCGCTAAAATCACAGTTACAAGATAGTGCAAGTTAAGTATGTAGGAAAGAAAACAGTTCAGCTCATTGCAGCTGTATTTCGATCAACTCATCCCAGGCCGATCTATTTCCGAATTTGGCAATTATACAGAGTATCCATGTTGTAGTGCCGTGCATCCGCTTCCCACGGGGCTATTTGAAGCTAATTCTGTCAATCAAGACACTTGACATCATTGACATCACATCAAAGAACTCTGTAGATCAGGGTCGTGGAAAAAAACTAGTGGAATACTTCCGCTCTCATTCAGTGGCTTACAGCATGCCCGAAAGACTTCGGCTCCAAATATTGTTCTGGCTCTAAAAGCGACATGCTACTGCCAGTAGTAGTCGGTTTACCCTATTCTATGTAGTCCGATGCTCGTTTATTCCAAGGCGACCATGTAAGCCAGACTTTCCTACGTTGTCGTGAAGCCTTTGCAAAATGTCTGGAAAAGTATGATGTGCCATTCTCATCTTGTTTATGCTCTGAGATTATCAAGATACCAAAGGTCCTGACTGGTCGATTAGGATTAAATTTCTCGTATTCAAGCATATGCTATTAAATCTTCATGACACCCTACTCCTCCCAAAAGAATGATTTTTCAACTTTCCGTCCCCCTAGTATCAACCTGTCCAAGTCTGACATTCTCATCATGCTCAATCTTTACTATCACCCTTCCAGCCTCCTTCTGCAAATCATCCAAGTCCGTCTCCTGTGTCTGGCCCACCACATTAGGTCCATAAAACAACAATGGAAGAATCGAAGTCTTCCACACCGGCATTCCCGGGCTAGTAAATCCTTGGACAACGGCAATTATCAACAAGAGCATCGTGATGGCCATCAGACCGGCCGGTAAAAGCACCCACCGCCAATCAAACACAGTACAGATAGCCATCTCTGTAGCTTGGCCTGATGCCTTGTCTGTCCCTTCCAGTAAATGGTCCAGGTAAAGACCTCTTACACCCTGCTTGCGGAAGTTGTTTGTTATGGCGGTTGTGAACAAATCAAAAGCAGCATCGAGACCTTGAAATGTTGAGTTATAGAGTGGGGGTAGCCACCATTGGTCGCCACAATCAAGCTGGTCTTTCCCGCCACCATATATATTGGCGAAGCAGACAGTGTTGAAAAGTGTATTCTCAATGAAGCTTGCTAGTGCTTGCCGGTAGCTAAACGTGAGCGTGTAGACACATTGATGCGGGACTGTATAGTTAGTACCATCGATTGGGACAATTGTTTCTGAGTATGAGGGTTCCTTGGTTTGGGAAAAGTTGGCAAGTTGATATTCAGTCCCATTGATCATGCAGGGCTGTTGTACCCCAACACGATTTCCTGCGATGTCATCGGCAGCCCTGTTGTAATCGATGGGCTGCTCGTCAACCACCTTCTCGATGAGCGAACccttctcaaccttggcgTGGTATTTCTTGATGCAAGGATAGAGGGCACATGAAGTTGCTATGGCATACTGATAACGCATTCCCTCTGGGGTTTTTGAGATCAGCCTATCCTCAGGACAGGTTGCGTGCCTGCTATCAGTAACGTTGCAACCGTTCTGCGTGAAGCTTAGAGTCGTCAAATTCGAAATAGCGACTTTGGCCAACTGGGCAAAATTGGAGTCGGGTGTGTCGAGGGCCCAGTCCAAATCCCCCGACAATACCATGACCTGGCTTTTGACAACAGCCTGAATCCACTGACCATTTGGCAGAGTGTAGTTGTAAACTTTGCCGAAGTAACCATAGGTTCCATTACTCTCGTTAGTAATGACTTCCAACTTGATAAACTCCGTGGTGTCAATGCAGGCACTGCACATGGCAACCGAGGAATGGGTTACGCCTTGGGAGTCTGATGGAAATGTGCAGTTTCCAGTTGAGCAAGTTGCTGCTATAGCTGTGTCCTTACCCGTAGGGTTGACGAGgccattcatcatggcgacTTTCATATCACCTGAAATGTGATTGCCAGCGGCACTTGTTCGAAAGCTCGAATTGACGGCAGGGACATAATGAGTAATCGGTAGAGATGCTTGCGCGCCTAGGACTGTTCTCGGGCAAGGAACTGTGCTGACAGACTGCTGGGCAAAGGGAGTGATTGCGGGAGATATAATGATAACAAGAGCGGCGACGATGCTTGTGAGCCGTGGAGGAACAGTCCAGAATAGCTTCATCGCTCCAAGGATGCCGCGACTGGCATTGTTGAAATGATGAAGATCGGAAACAGGACGGGGCTGCTGCACAGCATTCCATCCCATCTGACCGATGAGCTCAGCAACGACAAGTAACATTGAAGCTCTCATAAAGGTGCTAAGGATAGCAATAATtgtgttgaggctgatgtCGTATGGCCATGGTTTCAAGACTCTGTTATTGTTCTGTGCTGGAATAACAATCGTAGCTATCAACAAGCCCAGAGCGAACAATAACGATAGAGTCTCCCATAGCCAGGAGCGAATAGGGCCAGGTTTGGCTTTTCGTGAAGAAACGTCTTTGGttgtgatgttgatgtcgtGGTGTTTGTGTTGCTGCCTCGAGAAGGTTTCCATAATGAATGTTTTTTGTGTATGGTATGATGAACGCTACGGAAAGCACAGAGCAGCTTCCCTATTTATCATTGACTCGAAGCGCTTTCCTTGAGTCCTAAGAATGCCTTACCTTCTGCAGGAGAGAAGCATGGTACTTGCCTTGTTAGGAGCGTTGTTAGTGCTAATCGCTGGAAATGGCGGGTAGCACTAACAAATTTGCAGGGCGGTTCTTGCCATTTCTTGTACCCAATTGCAGGGTTTAGCCTGTAGATGAAACGCATACAACCAACATGCATAGAGCTCAGCCAATAACACGCGTCGATTTCGCGCTGAGACACAATTTAATGGATCATTGCAGAATCCTTTTATTAGATCATGTCATGATCGTCATTTAATTCTGGAACCATTGAATAGCTGTGAGAAATAACTGTAGCTTCGATAATTTC
Proteins encoded in this region:
- a CDS encoding Alpha/Beta hydrolase protein; this encodes MSFDLSTTYERALLRPLVLPPIDPTVTNESAGLSEGSKWRASTHIFRGTEDRDETDAWPPAKFNDDPSNIPNDEAYNIPYDTASKKANSSMFKLHSDSGRSNKSNVPPPKLVAKRYIPTNQVNKSGQGVTLLTLTGMGVPKEMFEPMLEDLLPRLRKSGVKVEEVWAIDMPLSGETAKANSVGYLYANEKDIVRDFLLFLTAYLPVQPGEELPKHLQPRTTTDQAQQPTRQNLHVFAHSLGAQAAILASVHAPNIFSSLMVVDPAMIPAGKINDAMTKLPKEIFCLGLKESFPDRNAVENALRENKRTRNWDERAIRMFTQHGLVPNDKGGVKLIAHPRLDWALWYDKQTPAECYDRFRDISVPLLAIMPKRPFAVPAKMFEADVKKLKERVYVRWVEGTHQVVYERMDDCVGFVGEWLGDIAGEKRAKL
- a CDS encoding cytochrome P450, translated to MNHDRNVADHTDGRYSLWDLHTPSIHIAASPYPHSWRKPLALGPWDEAVSRALLFTSERMLTNLGNRNETVPNHGFLRYLGFFNAERIVLTSPEALHEVLVTQNYSFPKPASLRETAGRFLGIGLILSEGDAHKLQRRSMNPAFAPRSIKALYPLYWDKTREMIERITADRLETVEVVEWASRITLDLIGVAGLGRDFGAIQDGQNEMVKTYNIVFQPSAQARMLHLIESLVPAWVLTALPIKLNSDMSQAARSIRETCRDVISSKQKKLKEKKLDDMDIISAAIWTGTFTEDGLIDQAMTLLAAGHDTTGATFTWGIYLLAKHPEVQDRLRHEIRQRLPPLTQEKESPISSVNVDSMPYLQAVCSEILRFYAPVPQTLREAAHDTSILDQFIPKGTRIVIAPWATNRCSKLWGSDAHLFKPDRWLGESAHGGAERPEGVYWTGVCEG
- a CDS encoding uncharacterized protein (of unknown function-domain containing protein), which codes for METFSRQQHKHHDINITTKDVSSRKAKPGPIRSWLWETLSLLFALGLLIATIVIPAQNNNRVLKPWPYDISLNTIIAILSTFMRASMLLVVAELIGQMGWNAVQQPRPVSDLHHFNNASRGILGAMKLFWTVPPRLTSIVAALVIIISPAITPFAQQSVSTVPCPRTVLGAQASLPITHYVPAVNSSFRTSAAGNHISGDMKVAMMNGLVNPTGKDTAIAATCSTGNCTFPSDSQGVTHSSVAMCSACIDTTEFIKLEVITNESNGTYGYFGKVYNYTLPNGQWIQAVVKSQVMVLSGDLDWALDTPDSNFAQLAKVAISNLTTLSFTQNGCNVTDSRHATCPEDRLISKTPEGMRYQYAIATSCALYPCIKKYHAKVEKGSLIEKVVDEQPIDYNRAADDIAGNRVGVQQPCMINGTEYQLANFSQTKEPSYSETIVPIDGTNYTVPHQCVYTLTFSYRQALASFIENTLFNTVCFANIYGGGKDQLDCGDQWWLPPLYNSTFQGLDAAFDLFTTAITNNFRKQGVRGLYLDHLLEGTDKASGQATEMAICTVFDWRWVLLPAGLMAITMLLLIIAVVQGFTSPGMPVWKTSILPLLFYGPNVVGQTQETDLDDLQKEAGRVIVKIEHDENVRLGQVDTRGTES